Proteins from one Bactrocera neohumeralis isolate Rockhampton chromosome 3, APGP_CSIRO_Bneo_wtdbg2-racon-allhic-juicebox.fasta_v2, whole genome shotgun sequence genomic window:
- the LOC126753017 gene encoding uncharacterized protein LOC126753017 — protein MESRSRKELLNTLLKDAATADIVQADEVGEAPQNAQVVIDEKDEKILHLEAEIQRLNNVVSTFNKCNNEQLAEIKRLKISIKTAEFHRSNLEQKLSCIFTIGQAMA, from the exons ATGGAGTCTCGTTCCAGAAAAGAGTTGTTGAATACACTCTTGAAAGATGCTGCCACTGCTGACATAGTTCAAGCCGACGAGGTTGGAGAGGCACCTCAAAACGCACAGGTCGTCATCGATGAGAAAGACGAAAAAATACTGCATTTGGAAGCAGAAAT ACAAAGACTGAATAATGTTGTTAGCACTTTCAATAAGTGCAACAACGAGCAGTTGGCAGAAATTAAACGCCTTAAGATTTCAATTAAGACTGCGGAATTTCACCGGAGTAATTTGGAGCAAAAACTTAGTTGCATTTTCACCATCGGCCAG